A single genomic interval of Granulicella tundricola MP5ACTX9 harbors:
- a CDS encoding YidB family protein, with amino-acid sequence MGIFDSLESMATSALASGAGGQNAQAASGLVQELQQQPGGFGALVTNFQQNGMGGLVQQWAAGQTQPASPDEVEQGLGGSGIIDNVAQRTGLSPTMIKSGLAIAIPFIVHHMASNGHITPEGDPTENPNPEPGGLLQSILGRL; translated from the coding sequence ATGGGAATCTTTGACTCTCTCGAATCGATGGCAACCAGCGCACTCGCAAGCGGAGCCGGCGGCCAGAACGCCCAGGCAGCCAGCGGCCTCGTCCAGGAGCTCCAGCAGCAGCCCGGCGGCTTCGGCGCCCTCGTCACCAACTTCCAGCAGAACGGCATGGGCGGCCTGGTCCAGCAGTGGGCCGCCGGCCAGACCCAACCCGCCAGCCCGGATGAGGTAGAGCAAGGCCTCGGAGGCTCCGGCATCATCGACAACGTCGCCCAGCGCACCGGCCTAAGCCCCACCATGATCAAATCCGGCCTCGCCATCGCCATCCCCTTCATCGTCCACCACATGGCCTCCAACGGCCACATCACCCCCGAAGGCGACCCCACCGAAAACCCCAACCCCGAACCCGGCGGCCTCCTCCAATCCATCCTCGGCCGCCTCTAG